A genomic window from Brassica oleracea var. oleracea cultivar TO1000 unplaced genomic scaffold, BOL UnpScaffold01349, whole genome shotgun sequence includes:
- the LOC106321246 gene encoding uncharacterized protein LOC106321246 — translation MVDYRHVSSPITPSTFIPAHSPSASPRLNKPHPITATPPISASHPTGDSTLMSSSGCPLARVRLSDILPYEGAPSPSYAKAVEALSASLMRYNASVIELGSEDTALMRCGLEAARLYFRTRNSVSGKANRGLSMYRAGRSVEDLDSSPPCMAEVFRCLGKVARAALSAVARHLRLRSDVFNHMLDDFPLAPNEVSSSVLLASYAHASIQNGKPASGGGNIEFEKGLLTLFCSDGSGIQVCDPNGRWYAADNGCGIGDILLITGKALSHATAGLRPAASYRATTDHFSGTDTRGRASLAFRLMPKSNAILDCSPVEAAGHVIPQSYVPVSVSQFMDNLLAENETPVTPPVKTNVSRDDVCKEPSLRSVLSDPISGAFLEDAIVVSCGHSFGGLMLRRVLEMSRCTLCNAEIEPGSLVPNHALRAAASAIKQQDDKRLFHNAAMRRRRKEMSDQMDVEHGDPATDDGLQQRVVHYPFAVNEKVLIKGNRRTPEKYVGKEAIVTSQCLNGWYLLKIVESGDSVRLQYRSLKKMTNDDRGGGGLLVQPVESNSL, via the exons ATGGTGGATTACCGCCACGTCTCGTCTCCGATCACGCCTTCAACCTTTATCCCCGCCCACTCTCCTTCTGCATCTCCCCGCTTGAACAAGCCCCATCCCATCACAGCGACGCCGCCGATCTCCGCTTCTCACCCCACCGGAGACTCCACGCTGATGTCGTCGTCCGGGTGTCCTCTCGCTAGGGTTCGGTTATCAGACATTCTGCCTTACGAAGGAGCTCCTTCTCCCTCCTACGCGAAAGCCGTCGAGGCTCTGTCTGCGTCTCTGATGAGATACAACGCTTCCGTGATCGAGCTTGGGAGCGAAGACACCGCGCTGATGCGGTGTGGCCTCGAAGCTGCTCGCTTGTATTTCAGAACTCGAAATAGCGTTTCTGGTAAAGCCAATCGTGGCCTCTCTATGTACAGAGCTGGAAG ATCTGTTGAGGATTTGGATTCGTCGCCTCCGTGTATGGCTGAGGTTTTTCGGTGCTTGGGTAAAGTAGCGAGAGCTGCTTTGTCTGCAGTTGCAAGGCATCTACGTCTAAGAAGCGA TGTGTTTAACCATATGCTCGATGACTTCCCACTAGCTCCAAATGAGGTCTCCTCCTCTGTGCTTTTGGCTTCCTATGCTCATGCTTCGATCCAAAATGGGAAACCTGCTTCTGGAGGTGGTAATATTGAGTTTGAGAAGGGTTTGTTGACACTGTTCTGCTCAGATGGCTCTGGCATCCAG GTATGTGACCCAAATGGTCGTTGGTACGCAGCAGATAATGGATGTGGGATTGGTGATATCTTACTCATTACTGGCAAAGCGCTTAGTCATGCTACTGCAGGTCTCCGTCCAGCTGCCTCTTATAGAGCTACTACTGATCATTTCTCTGGCACTGACACTCGCGGAAg GGCATCACTAGCATTTAGGCTTATGCCGAAAAGTAATGCCATACTAGATTGCTCCCCAGTTGAAGCAGCTGGCCATGTGATTCCCCAAAGCTATGTGCCAGTATCTGTCAGTCAGTTTATGGATAACCTATTGGCCGAGAATGAGACTCCAGTTACTCCGCCTGTGAAAACCAAT GTTTCACGGGATGATGTTTGCAAAGAGCCTTCCTTAAGAAGTGTTCTCTCAGATCCAATTTC CGGTGCGTTTCTTGAAGATGCGATTGTCGTCTCTTGTGGGCATTCATTTGGTGGCCTCATGCTTAGAAGAGTCCTTGAAATG TCTAGATGTACGCTCTGCAATGCAGAAATCGAGCCTGGGTCTCTGGTCCCTAACCATG CTCTTAGAGCTGCTGCTTCAGCTATAAAGCAACAAGATGATAAAAGACTTTTCCACAACGCAGCTATGAGAAGGCGTAGAAAAGAAATGAGTGATCAAATGGATGTG GAACATGGAGATCCAGCTACGGATGATGGATTACAGCAGCGAGTGGTTCATTATCCATTTGCTGTAAACGAGAAAGTACTTATCAAG GGAAACAGGAGAACACCGGAGAAGTATGTTGGAAAGGAAGCGATCGTGACATCTCAATGTCTCAATGGCTG GTATCTATTAAAGATTGTGGAGAGTGGAGACAGTGTTCGGCTGCAATACAGATCCCTGAAAAAGATGACTAACGATgacagaggaggaggagggctACTTGTTCAACCGGTTGAGAGCAATAGCTTGTAG